The window GAGCAGACAGACCAGTAGCACTGCGAGCGGAATCGCGACGTCGACGTAGTCGACGGTCTCGAACTGCAGCGCCGTCACGACGAACGGATGGCCGGGCTCGAGCGCGTCCGAGAGCGTCCGTGCGCTCAGAAACGCGAGCGCGAGTCCGTACAGCGCGAACCAGCTGAGCCCGCGCTTCCAGTGACCGAGATAACAGTGACCGAGTCCGGCGACGAACGCCGAGAGCGGGTACGCGGGCCAGATCGGTCGTGAACGGTCGGTCATCGTCTTCTCACCTCACTGTTCGTCCGCGAACGGAATACGTGTTGCCCGCTCGAGACGGGCGAGCGGGGCGGGGCCGGGAGTTGTGGAGTCAGTGCTGTTCTCGGTCCCAGCCGTGGCCGCCGTCTCGGACCGATCCACGAGCGGAGCGAGCGCGTCGCGAGCGCGTTCTATATGTCGAGCAATCCCCGGAGAAGCGACGGCCGCCCCGTCCGAACTCGAGGATGCGTCGGCTCGTCCGGACAGCACTCGAGCGGCCGTTTCCCGGGGATCAGTGCCAGCGCGGGCCGCTGTCGACGCGGGCACGGCGCCCGATTCGGAACTCGAGGCCGACGCCGTCACCCGACACAGTGCTGTCGATAGTGACCGCGCGTACGCGTTCATCGCCGCTCGCGTCTCGTCAGCGGCACCGACAGCCGTTGCACCGAGCGTTGTCGCCGTCTCAGCCAGCACTGCACGCGGATGCACGGAACTGTCGTCCGACGGCTGCGCTCGAGGGGTGGCGTCGGCGCCGGTATCGTCGTCGGGTCCAGTCGGCGTCAATTCCGCGAACTCGGCGGCCAGCGCCGACGACCCGGCAGCCAGATGCCGGTATAGCTCGAGAGAGCGCCCATCGGGAACCGGTGCGTCCGTGATGGTCGCGTACGCGGCTGCGTGGAGGTGATCGCTCGCCAGCACCGCCGCGTCCCGCTGCTCACGACCGGTGTAGCGATCCGAGTACAGGAGGTCGTAGCGGAGCTGTACGTATCCCTCGAGCAGCGCAACGGCCTCGGCGACTGACGAGAGAATTTCGTCGGGCTGGCCCTCGTGTTCGTCGAACGTGAGTGCGGTATCGGCCTCAGCGTCGGACTCGGCCACGGTGGGGGTTCTCCGGTCGGTCGTCGCGGCGACTTCGCCGGCGATCGTACAGAGCGATGCCTGGAGCGATCGATCGCACGGGAGCACGACCTCGGAAGCGATCGATCGCACGGTCGACGAAAGGTTCGAAAACGATCGATCGAACGTCGTCGGCTCGCGTGCAGAGAGATGTTCGCTCATTGTAACTTCGAACTGGTGGCGGCTACGAATCCCTTACGGTGGGACGGGGTGGCCGACTCGAGGAGCGGTTAGGCATCGTCATCGTGGGCATCGTCCTCATCCCTGTTCTCATCCGCAGCCGATTCGCCGTCCGCCGACGCCTCGTCAGGGGCCGAACCGAACAGTTCCTGCTGAATCTCGGACGGGAACGACGCATCGTCGGCGAGAAGATCGTCGATGACCTGTGTGATGACGCCCGATCGGACCTGACTCAGGTACTCGTCGCGGTTGAACGCCAGTTGCCGGGTTCGTGCGCCGTCGAGCGCGGCCAGCAGTAACGCGGCCGTCTCGGCCGTATCGTGGTCGACGAACTCGCCGGCGTCGATCCCGTCCTGCAGGATCCCCTCGAGCGTCGTCCGGAGTTGCTCGTCGCTTCGCTGGAGTTGTTCGCGGTAGCGCTCGTTGTGCGGCGCCTGCGTCCGCAACTCGAGCAAAGCCGTGTGAAAGGATCGGCGCTCGTCCTCGCCGCTCGAGCCGTAGAGATACCAGTCGATGAACATCGCCAACCGGGTCGTCGGCGCCACCGTCCGGGTCGTCTTGATCCCCTCGTCGAACCGCTCTCGGAGGTACGCGAGAAGGTCGGCGACGAGGTCGTCTTTCGAGTCGTAGTGGTAGAACAGCAAGGACTTGCTCTTGTCCGTCCTGTCGGCGATGTCCTGTGCGGTCAGATCGGTGTAGCCGTGCTCGCACAGCGCCTCGTAGGTCGCTTCCATAATCGCCTCGCGAACGTCGGGATCGGTCACTACCTGACTACTTGGTCAGGAAGACATAAAAGTCGTTTCGTTCCCAGCGACTGTCACTTCGGATACTGTCTGATTCCGAACCGCTCGTATCCGCCGTAGGCAACCTCGAGCGAGCCGATCCACCAGTTCCACCGCTCGGACGGCGTCCCGTCGGGCGCGTCGGCGAGTTCCTCGAGGACGGCGTCGGTCGTCAGCGGCGTCCCGATATCGTCCTCGTACTGCCCGGAATCGGCGAGATCGACCGCCTGCCGGACGACGACGCGGGATTCGCCCTCCGTCCCGTCGAACTCCTCGCGCAGGCGCGTCTCGAGGCGGCCGGGATCGATGAACACGCTCGGGGCTACGCAGGCGATGTACTTGAGTCTTCGAGCCGACGCTGTCCGCTCGAGGCGAACGGATTCGGCGAATATACGAGATTGAACGGCCGGGAGCGCGTTCGCCGAGCGACGGCGAACGCGCGACCCGGGGGAGGGCAGGCCCTCGCACCGTCTCCGACCGCGAGCGACCATTGGGAGCGAGCGGGCCGACGACCGATATGAGCGAGCGCGCGGCGCGCCGCAAGCAAGCGAACAGAGGGAGGAGTGCTTTTGATCGACCTTTTACCGAAGGACATCGCGCTGTGCGGCGGCAACGCCGCCGTCAGCGCGACAGACTGCAGCGTAAAAGGTCGGTGTGAAACGATGTTCTTTTGAGCGGCGACCGTCTTCCGTCGGGCATGGCAAGTTTCACTGTCGTCGTCGGCGACCCCGACTCCGGGTCGTCCTACCAGCTCGAGGCGGAAGACCAGGACGCAAACCGATTCATCGGCAAGTCCATCGGCGAGGAAGTCGACGGAAGCGCCGTCGGCCTCGACGGCTACACGCTCGAGATTACGGGCGGCTCCGACGATGCGGGCCGACCGCTCAACCCCAACGTTCCGGGTGCGAACCTGACGGAAGTCCTGATGGAGGGGCGCCAGACCGGCTACAAGCCGTCCCGTGACGGCGAGCGTCGCCGCGTCACCGTCCGTGGGAGTGAGGTCTCGGATGCCGTCGCCCAGATTAACGCCTCGATCGTCGACCGTGGCAGCACGGACGTCGACGAGCTGCTGGGCGAAGGCGAGGACGACGAATAACGGATCGACTTCGATCATACGTACTTCTATGGCAGATAGAGTCTCGAGCGATCACCCGTCGGTGCAGACGGTACGAGCGACGTGTACCGAAACGGCGACCGGCGCGTACGTGGCGATTCCCGACGACGATAGCAATGGGTTTCCGACCGGCGAAGTCGTGCGGATCGTCCTCGACGGCGACGAACTGTTCGCGAAGATCGATCGACCCCTGGGCGAAAACGGAGTCTCGATCCCCGGCGTCTACGAGACGCCCGACGGCGCACGCGACCCGAGCAGCGGCACCGATCAACTGCCCGCGTGGATCGACGACCGCGGTATTTCGGCCGGCGGCTCGGTGCTGGTCGACATCGTCGAACCCGACTTCCTCTACGGACTCCGCGAGCCCGGCGCAACGGCGTACTACGACGCCCACGAACCCCCGAGCGATAGTCTGAACGAGATCGCGAAGAATCTCGAGGACGAATAGCGAGGCGGCTGGACTCGGCGTCGGATTTCGTCGTTGGCTCCGCGAGGCTGCGCTTCTCGAGAATCGATTCGTCCGTAACCCACGGCTATCGCGGTGAAACGTAACAGAAGCGAGAACGCGGAAACGCTGGAGCGACGGCGAGCGCGGGCCGATGGAGAGGCGACGACCGGCCGCCGTTAGTGGCGGGCGAGGAAGGCGTACAGGAGGAGTCCGAACGCCATGTGTTGGCGCATCGTCTGCTCGACGGCCTCGCGGACGTACGCCTCATCGTCGATCGAGTACTCCTTCGTTCGCACCTTCGTGTGCATCGCCAGCACGTCCGCTTCCTTGAGGTCGTGGAGCGCCGGATAGACGGTCCCCGGACTGAGCGTCGCATCGAAGAGATGCGTCAGATCCGAGAGCAACTCCTTCCCGTGGGTCTCCTCGCGAAGCGCGATGAGCATCAGGAGAACCTCGTCGAGGTTCTCCTTGATGAGCGCCTCGTCGAACTGGATGTCGTCGGTCGACAGGGCGCCCTGTACCTGCTCGAGCAAGCGATCCAGTTCCCGCTCAACCGAGTCCCCAGCAGCAGCATCAGTGCCGGCGTCGGTTCCCGTCGCCGCCTCGCGAGTAGTTTCGTACGATTCTGATTCCGATTCCGACTGCCTGTTCGCGGCTGCGTTCGACAGTTCGTCGAACACTGACCGCGTGTTGGTTGTATCCTCACGCATTGTTCCGATCACCGAGTGGGGGTGTTCGTGGGTAGAACCGCCTCACGCACCATCGGCCACACACTGCCGACGAGTATTCGCGCGGTATCCCTCACGACGAGTTAACCGCTGGAACTGGCAGATATTAAACCCACATGGAAGTGACCGTCACGAAATACGATATTTTAACCCACCTGGAATGATATAATAACGGTGAGGTGTCGTGATGCGCTCGATTACTGCCCTGGACCCAACAATGAATGGATTTTGTCCCTCATTCATCCCAAGACCGAATCATATGTAGTGTTCTGACTGCCTCGAACATACATACAATAAAGTTGCGGCCGATTCGGATACGAGACCATCACGAAGCGACTGGAACGAATCGTCTACGCGCCCCGTCCGGACCGCGCGGCCGATGCCTATGAAACCCCGCGAGCGAATGCGGCTCGTATGAACCGCATCGATCTCGAGGGCGGGTTCAGCATCCACGACTACCGGGCGAAGCTGAAACTCCTGAACGATTCCGGAGCGACGCGCACGCTCGAGAACCGACAGGAACTGCGCTGTCCCGCGTGTAACCGCCCGTTCGATCGACTGTTCGTGAGTGAGCGAGCGACGGCGACGTTCGAGACGGCACCGGATCGCCCGTTCTGTCTCGCGCGGACGGACGAGAAACTGCTTCTGCTAACCCACTAGTCGGGGATCTGCGGGTCCGGATCCGGGGTAGAACCGAACCGCGACCGAACCCAGTTGCTTACAGCGCCGTAATCGTGATCCCGTCCGGCTGGAGGACGATACCGACCTCGCCGGTGCCGCGCTGGAACGTCTCCTCGTGGGCCGCGATATCGTCGACGCCGGCGCCGACCTCGAACTGGTCGGCGTCGGGCAGACACTCGAGGGTCCGCTGTTCGTCCTCGTCGAGCTCGAAGTCCTCGAGGAACAGAATTTCCTCGTTCGATCGAACCCGAACCCGGATAAGCGCCGTTCGGGGGAGGTCGTTTTGGACGACGACGGAGCCGCTTCCGCCGTTGGAGACGAGATTCCGGGCGTTTCGCGCAGCCTGTTGGAGTTTTTGTGCGGCCGGCTGGAGGGCCGTCATCCCGCTCATCCGTTCTTGTAGTTCCTGAAGGTCGCCCGAATCCGTCCGGTAGCCGACGACGACCGCCCCGACCAGCACGACACCGAGCAGCGACGCCGCGAGAAGTGGGAGTCGAGAGCCGTTCAGGGAAATAGTATCCTGAACCGACCCGACGACCCCCGGCGAGTCGTCCGCTGCCGGTTCGACGGTCGTCGTGTCCCGAACGGAATCATCGTCCGTCGTGACGCCGTAGGAATACGTCCCCGTTTCTGCCGGATCGACAGTCCCCGAAAGCGTCCGTTCGTCGTCGGGCTCGAGCGAGACCGACTCGGTCGCAATCGATTCGTCGTCGAACGTAAGCGTCACGTCCTGCGTCCCGGCGGCACCGCCCGTGTTCCGAATCGTTGCGGTGACGGCAGGGGTCGTGCTGTCGGAGCCCGAATCAACCGACACGGTTTCGATCTCGAATCGCGATTCGTTGTCCCGGATCTCGACCGTCCGCACCTCGCTGGCGTGGGTCGTCGACGCCTCGAGATCCAGATTCGGCGGTGCGTCCTCGGTGACGTCGAACGTGACCGTTTCCGTGAACGACTCCGACGGCGCCAGCGGTGCCGAAGCGGTATACGTGCCGTCGGACTCGACGGCATAGGGGTTCTGGGCCTCGATCGTCAGCGTTTCCTTCCCCGGCGTCTCGCCCCGGTTTTCGACGGTAACCGTCGCGGTCAGCTGGCCGTTTCGCGCAGCGGGATCGGTTATCTCGTCGAACGTAATGGCGGTTTCCTGTTCGAACTCGACCGGCGTAACTCCCGCCGGCGTTTCGATAGTGGCGTTCGCGACTGGCGGTTCCGATTCACTGAGGTCGTGTGTGAACGTCGCGTTCGCCGCTGACGAGCCGGTGAGCGTGATATCCTGTTGGTCGACGACGGTTCCATCAGCCGTGAGATTCGCGGTGAACGCTGTCTCACCGCCCGGAAGATCGCCGCTGTACCAGAAAACGGCCGAAACATCGAACGTATCGCCGAAGCCACCGATCGTCGTATCCGTGACCTCTGTACGAATGTTGTGGTCGTGTTCTAACCGAGAGAGCACCGGTACCGTCGTCGACGCCGAATCGGTCGGACTCGAGACGCGAACGTCGACTTGCGGGACGTCGTCGCGGTCGGTTTCGTACGTAAACGTTTCCGTCGTCGTCGCGTCAGGCGCGAGCGTGACGACGTTCGTTCGAACTTCGGTCCCGTTGATCGAGAGCGTGATCGGATAATCCTGTGCACCCTCCGGAACGGTCCCGAAGCGATCGAGATGGGCAGTTACTTCAAGAGCGTCGCCTTCAACCGTGCCCCGCGTCTCGAGGTCGACGACTGCGGCGCCCGCCGCACCGATAGTGATGTCCGCGGCGTCGGAGTGACCGTCGATAGCGAGTTCGACCTCATCGATCGTGTGATCACCACGACTGGTTTCGTACTCGAAGACTTCGCTGATCTGTTCACCGGCGCCGATGTCGATCGTTCGAGTGACCGTTTCCTGCGGTGTCCCCGAGTCGAGCAATCGCAGGGTCACGTCCCGTTTGCTGCTGCCCCACTCCCGGTTCTCGAATTCTGCGGCGATCTCGATTGTCTCACCTTCATCGACATCGGTGACGTTCTGGATCGTCGGTCGAACGTCGGTTTTCTTGTACTCGGGGTACTTAATCGACGTTCCGTTAACGACGACGTTCGTCCCGCCGTCTTTCGTTTTGACGTACCCGTCGGACCGATCGACGATGATGGTATCCTCTATTGAACCGCTATCGCTGAGTACGACGAGATCCGTTCCGTTGTTAATCCGGGCAATTGGAGGGCCATCGTCGCCGACAGTTGCAACGGTCCCGTCTTCCGTCTGGACGACCGGGTAGTCGTAGTCACTATCCTTATCGACGACGAGTCGCTCCCCGTCATCCGCAGTCTCGACGTACGGCTCGGATGGCATTCGATCTGCAACTGCGGCCGTAACAACGTGATCATCCTCGAGTCGGACGACGACATCGTCTTCGTCGGGCGTATCTGCGTTCGGCTGACTGAACGCGGCGGATCGGAGCGACTGTTCCTCGCGTGTAGTAAGGTCGGACGATCGCTGGGATACTGACTCCAGGACAGCGGGCTGAATCGACGGATCAGCGTCGACGGCAGCGGTGCTCGAAAAATCGGACGTTTCGGAGACGGTTCCGGGACCGATTCCGGCGAGACCACCGAGCAGAATACCGCCGACGATTACGAGCGAGAGGAGTGATAAGGTACGTACTGCAGAAACGGACGAAGATGAAAAACGAGTGCGGAGGTGACGCCCACGCAGGCGCGCAGTGGGAACTCCCAGTTCGGCCAGAAACGACGGCAAAGAGCCGATCAACGCGCGGATAATCGAGGTCACGTACATTAGGGCGGCACCAGTCTGTGGGAAGCGTTTGAGTGGAAGCATAATATACTCTCTGGCAGAGACTTTCAGTTCGTGGGAACTGTTGTCCCGACGGCCGACGCGCTTTTCACGTATTGGTGTGACGGTATCGTAAAGATGCCAACGGGTCCTGAACGTGCGCTTGGTAATTCGAAAACCGAGCGCCGCTGCCGTCGTGATCGAGATGCCACGACAACGAAGACGGCTTCTCAGTCGACGCTGAGCCGACGACAGACCCTCGCCGGCATCGGAACGCTTGCACTCGGTACAACTGCGGGCTGTTTGAACTCGGTGACCTCGCTTACCGGCAGTCGCGTTCCAGTCGAACCGGAGGCGCCGGCAAACTGGGACGACGAACAAGGAACAATCGTCGATACTGCCGAGAATCCGGACGAACGGGCGGCGACGGCCGGCGAACTCTACTTCCTCCTCGAGGAGAACGATATCACCGTCGACGAACTGTACGAGGATACTGGGTCCAACGATCTGATCCTGTTCTACGAGTCGGACGCGGAGTCTCCGGGAGAATCCGACGAAGAAATCGGGTTAATCTATCGAATTTTCAAGGACGGGTTCATCGCACGGGGCGGTGATGTCAATTATCTGTACACCGAGGTCGTTCCCGAAAGCCGGTTCGACGGACAAGTCGGCGGCTGGGCGGTAAACTCGCAGTGGGCCGAACAGCACGCAGCCGGCGAGGCGAACCCGCTCGCGGTGTGGAACAAGATTGCGGATACGAAGGTATACGACGACGAGGAGTCCGCAGGTGGGACGGACGCGAACGAGACGAGCGACGAGACAGCTACTGAGGAGTGATATGGGTGAACAATCCCTCGCAACCAACTGGGGACGAACGCGAACGTCCCACTGTCGAACGAGTACAGACGGAACTACTGCAGATTCAGCGAGTCGGACAGTCGGACCGAATCCAACGGCAACCGATCGGCGGCCCGCGTCGAACGAGTGATCCAGCAACATGACGCTATTCGAACTCGAGCGCAACGTCGAATTCGAGCAACTCATCGAGCACTTAGAAGGTAGCTCGAACTCGAATATTCGACGTCGGTCGGCGGAAATACTCGGTAGTCTGGAGTCCGAAGCCGGTGGGAACCGGTACCCGCGGGACGAAGTCATCGACGCGCTCGTCGACGCCTCACAGAACGACGACGCCGACGAGGTCCGGGCGGCGGCCATCGACGCGCTGGATCAGTACGGCCAGGACGCCCTCGAGCAGTTCATCGGCGAGATATCCGGCCAGGATCTCGACGAAATCGCGGAGTGGAAGAAGGCCAAAGTGCTGGCTCGCGGTCTGCAGGCCGATCGGCCCGAGTTGCGGATGGCCGCCGCCACGGGTCTCGGACGGATCGGCGAGGACAACGTAGTCAGAGCCCTCGTTAATCAACTGGACGACTCGGATCCACGCGTTCGGAAACGAGTCGCACGCGCGCTCGGGCGAATCGAATCGCCCGAACCCGTGCCGGCGCTCTCGAAAAAGCTCCACGAGGATCAGTACGGCGTTCGGGTCGAAATCGCGTACGCGCTGGCGGATATCGGGACGGACAACGCCCTGCGGGAACTGGTCGACGTCGCCGACGACGAGGACGAGACGGTTCGTCGGATCGCCGTCGACGCGCTGGGACGACTCGGCAGCGTCGAGGCAGTCGAGATTCTCGCGGGCGCGTTGCGCGACGAATCCGATTCCGTTCGGCGGACGGCGATGTTCTCGCTCGTGCAGTTGCTCTCCGAGGCGCCGGCCTCGGCCAGCCACAAGGTTCGCGAGAAGATCGTCGGCGAACTCGAGCAGGCAAACGCCAGCGAGGCGATCGAGCCGCTGATCGAAATCCTCGATCGGAGTTCGGAGACCGCACAGCGACGCAACGCGGCGTGGCTGCTCGGTCGGATCGCAAACGAGGAGTATCGACAGGCCGCTCAGGACGCCCTGATCGAGACGCTGGCCGACGAGGACGAGATGACCTCGAAGTTCGCCGCGACGAGCCTGTCGCTGTTGGAAGGTGGCGACTTAGAGCAGCGGTTGCTCGATCTGGTCGAAGACGACATCAGGGACGAGGAGATGCGCGTCAAAGCGCTGTTCGTCCTGGGGAAGATCGGCGGCGAACAGTCTCGCAACCGACTCTCGTCGTTCGTCGATCGAACGGAGAGCGACCGACTCCGGAAACGAGGCTTCTCCGCGCTCTCGAAACTGGGCGGCGCTGGCGCGATGAGTGGTGACTTCGCATGAGCCGATCCGAACAGAAACTCGCGGACGTCACCGGCAAGTTCACGCAGGTGATGCGCGACGGGCGCAAGCTGTCCGATACCAACTGGTCGAACGGCCGGATCGTCCTCTCGAACAAGCGACTGGTGATCGCGAGCAACGACGGGAAGACGACGGTGCCGCTCTCGGAGATCAACTCGATCAAGGGCCGCTACGACGTCAACCAGACGGTCGCGAAGGTCTCGGACTACATCAGCATCAACACCGGCGCGGACGTCCACCTGATCTCGATGGCCGAGGTCAACGAGTTCGAGCTCCAGATCCAGAAGGCCATCCTCGACGGCGAGATCGTCCTCATCAAACATCCAGCCGTGAAAGGCGGCGTCGTCCAAGATACCAGCTGGAGCAAGGCCCGCGTCAAGGTCGACACCGGCGTCGCGAACTTCGCCGTCGAGAACGGCTCGTTCGTCCAGATCGAGGTCGACGACGTCGGCACGGTCGAAAGCGAGGAGCGGACGATCCTCTCGAAGGAACGGCCGGTCATCGAGGCCGAACACACCGAGGACGGCTCGAGCGTGCAGACGTACCTCTCGGGCGGCCCGCAGAACTGTGCGGTCCTCAAATCGGTGCTGGACAAGGGTGCCGAGAAGAACGCCTCGCAGATCGACCTCTCCGGAAAGGAAGAGGAAGTGCTGATGGCGATCTACTCCGGTGTCTCTCCGTTCGAAGTGCCGGAGTTTCTCGACATCGACACGGACGAGGTCGAGGAGATCTACGAGCGACTGATCGAACTGGACGTCCTAGAGGAGGTACGGGTTCGGCGGGAGGTCGCGTTGAAGCCGCGCGGGCGTAACATCGCGAGCGAAGCGATGAACAGTAAGTAGTACAGCGGTTGCGGTGTCGTTACGGTACTGATTCTCGGTTCTCGAAGCGCTGGCTACACAGCTATTCGGGCTGCTCGAGACGATCGTTCAGCGTTTGGCGAAGGAAGAAGACTGACTTCAGTAATAGCGTCGTATCGATAGTCGCATCAGATTGTGTCCGTTCCGCAGTTGATTGGCCGTACCGCTTCGATTATTCTTCCTTGAGGTAACTCACGTCGCGCTCGAGCTCGTACCCCTGTGGGACGCCGACGTTCTGAAGACAGTCGTCGCAGAGCGGCTTCGCGTACGATTTGTTGTGAGTTTTGCCGAGAACGTTCGCATCGTCCAGCGAGATGAGTTCATCACAGCGGCTGCACTCGACCTTGGTGCCGTCGACGATATTCATGCGGAAAGTATCGTCGGAGGGGCCAGATAAGTATCCCGGCCGACGGTAGGAAGCGAAACAGCACGATCGGGGTTCGGCCACCAAAGCTAAATACTCGGTATCAATATCGGCCACTAAGTTTAAATCGTATAGTATTCGGCGAATAGAGTTAAGTAATGTAAATTTCGGCAAGTAGACTTAATAACAGGTAGTCAGAACGTGTCTTCACTGCCCCGGCAACAGCCGGGTGCAAGACCAATACATGTTCGAACACACAGACGGAGACCGCGGTCAAGTGGGGATCGGTACCCTCATCGTGTTCATCGCGATGGTGCTGGTCGCCGCGATCGCCGCAGGCGTCCTTATCAACACGGCTGGCATGCTGCAAACGCAGGCCGAAGCCACCGGTGAAGAATCGACAAGTCAAGTGAGCGATCGACTCGAGATCGTGAGTACGTCGGGTACTGTCACTGACAATAACGTCACTGACATCGAGTTCGTGATGGCAATGGCGCCCGGATCGAACCCGATCGACCTCAATAAGACGACAGTCCAGTTTATCGGAGCAGGTGGTGAAGAGAGTCTCGCAACGCAACACGACGAGGAAGGAGTCACTATATCAAACATTCAGGGTGTGTCGGACCCTGAGACTAATCCTGTCCTGACAGACAGCAGTGACCGTCTCAAACTGAATGTTTCTCTAAATGACGCTAATGTTAACAGGGACGAGATAGGCTATCCTGAATTAGAAGAAGGAGATCGTGTAGCGGTCACCTTCACAACAGACTCTGGCGCGACGACACAAGAGGAGATCCGTGTCCCAACGACTATTACGAACGAAGATAGTTCCGTGAGGCTATAACAATGATGAGTAACGAATCAGCAGATCGAGGTCAAGTCGGTATTGGGACGCTCATCGTGTTCATCGCAATGGTGTTAGTCGCCGCGATCGCCGCAGGCGTGCTGATTAACACTGCCGGCATGCTGCAAACGCAAGCTGAAGCGACCGGTGAAGAAAGTACGGACCTCGTTTCCGAACGAATCGATGTGACCAGTGAAGTCGGTATTGTCAATGATACCGAGGATCCGTCTAATCTCTCGTCGATTAACATCACCGTGACTGGTGCGGCCGGTGCTGGCGAGATTGACCTTAACGAAACGATCATTCAAGCCGTCGGTCCAAATGGACAGGAAACACTTACGATGAATCGCTCGGATAGAGCCAACGTAAGTGAACTGCAGAGCGGTGAGTTTGCAGTTCTTGATGAAGACGGTTCCTTTATGCCCTCTGATCAGGCTGTCCTCACCGAGGAGAATGATGATTTCACGTTAGTCATGAACCCAGATGAGGAGCCATTTGGTGACGAAAGTGCCACCTTCGGCGAAGGCGACGAGTCGTCGCTGAGCATTGTTTCGCCATCTGGTGCAACCACGGAGGTCGAACTCCGGGCACCCGATCTGTTCACCGACCGTGGCGGAGCAGTCCAACTCTAATTCGGCGGCCACTGATTAACCATATTTTTCAGGACGATTGAGCGGTAGCTGATTGCTCTCAAAGAGTTTTGACGAGTGAACAGTAGTGACAATCATTTACTCGATCGATTCGAACCTCCGATCAGCAACTCTACGGCAAATGGCCAGAGGGCTTTTAAGAATCTGTTACATCAAGAGAATACAATGGGGTTCAGTACGAGCGGCGCTATCATTGTCATACTCATCGGCGTTCTCGTCGCCGTCAGCGCCATCGTCCCCACAGTTTTCAACATTACCGGTACGACCGGCGACGCGTTTTCGGCGAAGAACGACCAGTTTCGCGAGCAAACGAACACGGAAATCGCTATCGAATCGTTCGAGACGGGATCGACTGCCGATGCAGTCGTCAACGTGACCAACGACGGCGCAAGGTCGCTCTCAGTTGAGCAAACTGACGTCGTGGTGAACGGCGAGTACTACCCGACGAACGCATCCGATACGGAGACGACAATCGTTACAAATGACAGTACGCGTCCGAGCAGCGACGTCTGGTTGCCCAGGACCGTACTGCAGATCGAGCTCGACAACGCGAAACTCGAGAGCGACAGCGAAATCACCGGCGACGGCGACCACGTCCGGATCACGACAGAAAACGGGATCGCTGCGACGGCCGAGATCAACGGAGGGGCCTGATAGATGTCGAGCGTCACGGCGACGCACTTGATTATGTTTATCGGCAGTCTCGTGATCGCGTCGGCGGTCGCGGGAACGGTGATCATGGAGGTCGATCAGGTGAGTAACTCGATCGAGACGCGGGGCTCGGCGGTCGCCGAGGAGATCGAAACCGACATCGCGATTATCAGCGATGAGTCGCAGTCCGATGCAATCGTCAACGGAAGCAACAATACCACGACGGTACTGGTGAAAAACATCGGCGATCGGGACGTCCCTGCGCACCCGAACTATGTCGACGTCCTCGTCGACGGCTCCTACGATCCCGTAACGAGCGTCGAGCGGGTCGACGCCGACAGCAATCGCTGGGCGCCCGGCGGAGTTGTCGAAGTCACCGCATCGTTTGGGGACCAGCAGG is drawn from Halopiger aswanensis and contains these coding sequences:
- a CDS encoding HEAT repeat domain-containing protein; translated protein: MTLFELERNVEFEQLIEHLEGSSNSNIRRRSAEILGSLESEAGGNRYPRDEVIDALVDASQNDDADEVRAAAIDALDQYGQDALEQFIGEISGQDLDEIAEWKKAKVLARGLQADRPELRMAAATGLGRIGEDNVVRALVNQLDDSDPRVRKRVARALGRIESPEPVPALSKKLHEDQYGVRVEIAYALADIGTDNALRELVDVADDEDETVRRIAVDALGRLGSVEAVEILAGALRDESDSVRRTAMFSLVQLLSEAPASASHKVREKIVGELEQANASEAIEPLIEILDRSSETAQRRNAAWLLGRIANEEYRQAAQDALIETLADEDEMTSKFAATSLSLLEGGDLEQRLLDLVEDDIRDEEMRVKALFVLGKIGGEQSRNRLSSFVDRTESDRLRKRGFSALSKLGGAGAMSGDFA
- a CDS encoding CheF family chemotaxis protein; this encodes MSRSEQKLADVTGKFTQVMRDGRKLSDTNWSNGRIVLSNKRLVIASNDGKTTVPLSEINSIKGRYDVNQTVAKVSDYISINTGADVHLISMAEVNEFELQIQKAILDGEIVLIKHPAVKGGVVQDTSWSKARVKVDTGVANFAVENGSFVQIEVDDVGTVESEERTILSKERPVIEAEHTEDGSSVQTYLSGGPQNCAVLKSVLDKGAEKNASQIDLSGKEEEVLMAIYSGVSPFEVPEFLDIDTDEVEEIYERLIELDVLEEVRVRREVALKPRGRNIASEAMNSK
- a CDS encoding archaellin/type IV pilin N-terminal domain-containing protein, whose product is MFEHTDGDRGQVGIGTLIVFIAMVLVAAIAAGVLINTAGMLQTQAEATGEESTSQVSDRLEIVSTSGTVTDNNVTDIEFVMAMAPGSNPIDLNKTTVQFIGAGGEESLATQHDEEGVTISNIQGVSDPETNPVLTDSSDRLKLNVSLNDANVNRDEIGYPELEEGDRVAVTFTTDSGATTQEEIRVPTTITNEDSSVRL
- a CDS encoding archaellin/type IV pilin N-terminal domain-containing protein, yielding MMSNESADRGQVGIGTLIVFIAMVLVAAIAAGVLINTAGMLQTQAEATGEESTDLVSERIDVTSEVGIVNDTEDPSNLSSINITVTGAAGAGEIDLNETIIQAVGPNGQETLTMNRSDRANVSELQSGEFAVLDEDGSFMPSDQAVLTEENDDFTLVMNPDEEPFGDESATFGEGDESSLSIVSPSGATTEVELRAPDLFTDRGGAVQL
- a CDS encoding flagellin, encoding MGFSTSGAIIVILIGVLVAVSAIVPTVFNITGTTGDAFSAKNDQFREQTNTEIAIESFETGSTADAVVNVTNDGARSLSVEQTDVVVNGEYYPTNASDTETTIVTNDSTRPSSDVWLPRTVLQIELDNAKLESDSEITGDGDHVRITTENGIAATAEINGGA
- a CDS encoding flagellin; protein product: MSSVTATHLIMFIGSLVIASAVAGTVIMEVDQVSNSIETRGSAVAEEIETDIAIISDESQSDAIVNGSNNTTTVLVKNIGDRDVPAHPNYVDVLVDGSYDPVTSVERVDADSNRWAPGGVVEVTASFGDQQVQNDTEITVIVNGNEDSIDIYV